TGACGTCCTGAGAAGAGAAGCAagttgagaagagaagagaagaaagaagagatgcGGTCCCACTtttttctcacttacatgtgggccccagatgctttttttatttttttattgactaggatgccacgtcagcgaaaccaggcATCTATACTGCTACGGGATCTAAATTGCATGGTTTTGTATAATTTAGGGATTCTAACAAACTtggtgtaaagttaagggatgGCGGGTTAACTTATTGCATTGGTTGTAGCCCTGTTGAAATGTTGGCGCAGGACTGGAAGAAGCCCGACCTTGGAACATCGGAACGGCCCAATTTGGCCCGGCccacttttccttttttcctttttttacggAAGAGTGTCCACTTTTCTGAAAACCTCTACTTGGGTTTAAGCATCGGGTTCATAAAATGTTGAACCGTTCTCTACACGTGTTGAGCCCAGGAACATGCAACCTTTTCTAAATCCTTTTGtaatagaaatattattttattgtatGAATTTCAAGAAGCTTTTACATTTATAGACCcctagacaaaaaaaataagtaaagccaaaatttaaatttcaaactaaatttgaagtTTGACGtatttttttcaacattggcttttatactgctaagaacacatatataaaaattttaaacacAAAATACTTTTTTATCACTAATAAGTCGTTACGACTTATAACAAAACTTTGGAACCGATGAGGCTCTATATAGTGATAGTACCATACAATTTCATGATTAAAAAGCCGGATTGCATATTGGTGCCCACCAGTAACACATATGTTGATGGActttcaaaaaacaaaattagctaGACTCGCAGATTTAATGTTGGGCCTCTATCTCTTTGAGTGTTACTAAATAGGTAAAATACATGGTAGAAACCCCAAATTTGCTGAAAACTCGTGAAAACCATGACAAACTAAAGTCACGCAAAATATCCAAGTGTAGATCAGATGATGGAAGGAAACCTTGTAAAAATCTAAATCAAATTTAACTTCGTTTGTGAGGTATAAAATTTTGAGGAAGAAAACGATCCCATCACAGCCGCTCACCACATAAATGCGGACACCCATATCAAGTCTAGAATTTGAACATGCCTAAGTTGGTTCCAACGTaaaaacctaaccagttgagctacgctcacttCGCCACcaatttgttttctaatttgtcattcacctacgttgtaattatttccaccatatatttgCTGTGATTCAGGGACACATTCACAGGTGAGTACAATCTTTCATatatttaaagataaatattgTAATTGGCGATATATGATTGTGTAGTATGGTTTCTTTTATCGGGGTCAATGCCCGGACATTCAACTtgtaagtagaaaaaaaaatgctaaccAGGCGATCTATCTTGTTAGGGTACTCAGCTAATTGATTTTCTAATTTCCTCGTTCtctcaaaaataatttatttgctCCTCtccaaaaaggaaaatatatacatttccaTCACGAGTTGTCAGGGCAACTTGTTGTCGTTCTAAACTTCTACCAGATCGAAGCATGCATATATTTGTTCGTCACTGCATTTGCACTTTTATATTGCAAGGATTAAAGCCAATAATGCCGTTTATACATTGATGCTACCAAAATCATTGGAGATTCATGCAGGCCGAACACATTTCGAATGTTCATCCTATTCGAATCTCAGTTCACCCTGGATGCTCTGCGCTGTTTGGAACAGAGGATTTTTGAGAAATTCTGCAAGCACAAAAAATCCCCCAGTTGTTTGGAACAAAGGATTTCGGAGAAATTTCACAAGCGTGAGATTTAGAAAAATCCACAAGAAAATtaattctccaaaaaaaaaaatccccccgTTTCTTAATTTGACAGGCCAATCTTTCAGCTAGCCCAGCTTTGAGGAATTCTGCTTTGTTTCatacataatcaatcaagatctTACATGCCAATATATCGAGGcaataaaagtatatataaaactaaaattacaaaaggtaaaaaaaaaactgcacttTGCCCCAGATTCATGGAGAATCCAATGGCCCAATCAAATCGAATCAAAGCATACAAAATCACCCGGTGGATCTTGTCACCTCCGGGCGTcgggctcgccgcgccgccgcctcgccacccggccgacgacggcgtcgacggcgacgtcgaaCGCGTCCCTGAAGTCGACGCGGCTCGACCTCGTGTCGGCGTACACCACCGTCGGGATGAGCCGGATCACCTCCTCCCGCATGCTCCTCACCTTCTCCAGCGAGATCGCCGCCAGCGTCTCCTCGATGCTCACGTTCCGGCCGGTCACGTCGGCGTGGGGGATGAGCACCGACCACCCGCCGCGCTCCGGCGGGAGGTGCAGCGTGTACTGGGTGTAGGCCGACCCGGGGTGGAAGAACACCGGGATGCAGCCGGCGAGGATGGCGTCGAACGTCGAGCGCCGCGTCATGGTGTCCCCCCGTGGCTCGAGGCAGAAGCGGGAGCTCTCGAACACGCGCATGACGGCGCCGGGGGCGTTgcacccgctcgccgccgcgccgtggcaGTGGAAGAGGTTGCAGCGGCTCGACGCGCCGCACTGCCGGATGATGTCGGCGCGGATGGTGCCGTTGCCCTTGCGCGGCCCGCCGGCGAAGGAGAAGAgccacggccgcgccgccgcgcgcacgcggcgctgccacgcggcgacgtcggcggcggtctCCGGGTGGAAGTAGGTCGGGTATGGGACGGCGAGGTTGTTCCGGCTCCACGGGCTCGCCTCGACGAGGATCGCCGTCATGTTCTGGACGGCGGGGTAGTTGAGCAGCTTGCTCCCCCACTCCCAGCCCTCGTCGCGTTCTCGCCGGAAGTCCCAGGTggtgcggccggcgacgaagaagTGGTCGCGGCCGCCCATGGCgcgccactccggccgccgaGTGAGCCACCCGACGAGGTCCTCGGAGAGCGCGTCCTTCACCGACGCGTTCCGGTGGAAGATGTGCCTCCCGAGGTCGCAGCTGCCGTAGAACGGGACgaacaccgcggcggcggcggcggggtcgccgGTCAGGCAGCCGTACCTCTTCATCCTCCCATGGAAGATGATGTCGAGCACGAACTGGTCGGTGTCGAACCAGCCGCGCTCGGAGAatacgccgccgccatcgccgcccatcGGCTCGCCCATCCCGCCGTTCGCCACGTACCGGCACATCCCCTCCGCCGTCCACGGCCGGAGCGCGCGGCAGTCGCGGAGGAGCTCCTCGTTGAACCTCGCCGGCATGTCGTACATGTAGATGTACCTCCCGGCGCAGCgatcctccgccggcgccggcgccggcggcggctgctgctccggcGAAGGGTTCTGGTCGAACGTGAAGCTGTTCAGGAGCGGgagcgacagcgacgacggcctGAACAGCACGGACgacaggtcgccgccgcccggcatgccggagaggagggagaagaccAAGAACCAGAAGACGGCGGAGAGGATGGCCATGTAGCATATCCGCGACGGCCGGatcaggccgccgccgccgccgccgccgccgccgccgtcggaatccgaggtagcggcggcggtgggcggcggcttCATtgacctcgtcggcgtcgcgcgcggcgaGCTCCCTGTTTCGGAGATCGCAGCTGCGTGCTAATTACGTCGTGTAGACAGCGACGTGTTCATGCATGAGTGGTGTCAACTTTGCGAAggcagagaggaagaagagaaggtcAGTGGATGATATAGGCAAATCAGAAAATGGTCTATGGTCTAGTGGGTCAAGTAGCCTGTGTGGCTGTGTTGTGttaattaggctgtgtttagttcacactaaaattaaaagtttatttaaaattggaacgatgtgatgaaaaagttgaaagtttgtgtgtataaaaaagttttgatgtgatggaaaagttaaaagtttaaataattattctggaactaaacacggcgttaaTCTACTGATTTGCACACCATTAGTTAGTAGTAGTACTTAATTAGTAAAAGCTAGTTTATATATCTTTAAATGTTGGAATCATGCTAAAATCAGAAGGGATTCTAATCTACGATACAATTCCATATACACTAGGTAGGGACAAGAAATGACCAAATTAAATCATATCAAATCAGACCCTTTTGTTGTTGTAGTAAGTTCTTAGTGGTATAAATAAATGCATATAAATTAACAACATTTATATAGAAGTATATCTCTAGTGACATCACTCCATGTATACTCAAGGTATCTTCTATCCACCTACCTACACATTTATCTTATACTTATCTATCTAGCTACTTTATTTCGTCCTTGTTCTTTTTCACTTAATGCTTGTGATTTTAGTTTTGTGGTCTTCGAGGTATGAATTTGACCGgtatgtttttcaaaaaaaaaaataaaattgtaattATAAGACAACAATAATATTATGAATCCATTTCCAGCAACAAATCTATAATGATATACcttttgtaaaataaatcataGCCCTAGTAATCTCTAGCTCCTCGTACAGTATAGATTCGATTCtagaaataattaagttgttcGAGCTAGAAAAGGTGTGGTCTACTCCTTCCGCCGTCTAGATTGATTGTAGTAGGATATACCACTTTCAGTTTTAGTTTGTTTTTCGTGTGATGAATGGAGTTTGTTTTAGATTAATTCTCATCAGCTTTATGTTGGAATCTATAGCTCTGGAAAATTTTAAAACGGTTAATGGCACATAGatcaattgatttatcttgCTGTCATTGGATAGAACATACAATTTTTCAGTTCAGATTGGTGCTATCTTTTTTCTTTGAGAAAAAAGATAGAGCACATGGCTACAAAATTTGTTGTCTGTATGATCAGAACTGTTCAGGTGGCACATTATATTGTCCAGATCGGTTGTTAGTAAAATAGCAACGTTATGAATTATTTTCTCCGTTATAATATATAGTACTATGTATAGCGTTGTTGGCTTCCATGACATGACATTTGAACCATTTatattactaaaaaaaattatacatatataaatgatATAAGTTATGTTTAAAGTAGTTATAATACtccgttccatattataagtcattttgacatttttttcataGTAAAGcaattttaaagcaattttaagctttattttagaaacacagtacaaatgcAGGCGTCTACAACacgcgcacactcacccctataaatgtacacacgcacaccctacccctatgagcacctctgAATGACTAGGGtagtatatcttgagattgacgaagtcaccacaggcgtcaacatattttttaagttttgagtttttttaagtttaatcaagtttataaaaaaataataacatctataacacaaaacaagcatattatcaaaatatatttaatgctatatctaatgaaactaatttagtattataaatgttgctaaatttttctataaacttgaccaaacttaaaaaagttcaattagaaaagaaaatcaatgtGACTTATAATAGGATGTAGTAATAAATaagtcataacaaaataaataaatgatatgtcccAAAAGAATTTAAATGATCTGTCTAAAAGATAATAacgttatatatttaaaaaggaATGGGTaacatagatatatataatCAATCAGCCaggatttatatatataatttgcttTTATATATCAAGTCCAAATTGGCAGCattaccaaaaaaaactcaaaactttATTAGTCATCGACGTGATTAAGTTAAGGCTGGTTTGGTGTAAGGTCCAAATCGGACTGATTAATTACATGATTACATCCAAACTGAGCCCGTGTCTGTGTGCCTTGGCCTGCGTCACAGTCGGCCTGATGGCCGCGTTCTTGCCTTCATAAGTTTTTTCGCTGATGCCTACCTCTACCTAACAGCATGGGCATCCAATCGACAATATACGGTCGTGCTAAATTACCCCCGTCGTCCTCATTTACTTGTCATTTCTGATCATCAATGTCTCAACTTTAACCATGAAtaacttttatttatttatttttgttaggaAACCAACGGCAGGAGCACTGCCGGAATTTAATTAGAAAGAGAAAATATAGACAAATAAACTTTTAATGATATAGTTGTATTTACAAAACAATACTTTTTTGAGTAGAATTTTAAAAACTTCATTGACCATACTGTCGCAAAACTACTAATTCAATactgtatcacaaaactacatatttagtagtTTATCAtacaactacagatttaagactAAGTATAACAAAACTGTAgatttaatattgaagttattTTTTACACTCcatcttaaatctatagttagtgataattttgacataaaatttgtagttttataatacaacgctttaaatctatagttttgtgataatttaaccAAAGTATAcgtagttttctgaaattcaCTCTACTTTCTTTTAACAATAGATCAGCTAGTGATCTGACTTTAATAAGAAAGTCTAATTAGAACATAATACATATCGTTAATATGACATACTTTGAAGGATATaaccttttttaaaaaggaaaacaagcGATCAAAGTTGAAAAGTGAATTAGTTATCCAGGGACGTCATAAGTACTAGTATTTGAAATCAGAGGGCCGGGATCGGAATACACACCTGCTGCCTGCAGTTGCCATCGTACGTAGGAGTTCGTTACAAGGTCCAGATCAGGCATGAAGCAACTCCTGTCCGTTGCATggtttgctagctagctaactagcTGTGGTCTTCAGCTATCTCGTGGCATCTACGtataatatatactcctatattcCATGTGTTTTTTTGTATAAACACACTTGTGTGCTAGCTACTTGATTTGGACACGCATCACTGGTCCCAGAAAGTGCTTGTTCGAATCTTCTTCGTCGTTGAATCCATATATACACGCACATTGTTTGCATATGGTTAGCCGAGACAGATACGTGCATGTATTTAAATTGCTAACCTTCTAGCTTGCAAACTATAAAATGGTGGTTTGGAATATATACAGCGGTTGAGCACAAGTGCATGCATATATTCTTTGCATGGTTCGAGAGGATTCTTATAGCTGACAAGTTTCACATTATGTGACTTTTCCTATCCATGTTCATTAGACATTCTTTTAATAATGCAATTAAAATTCCAGTCTTGGTTTTAAGGAAGCTAGCTACAACCACCGGACCTGCGTGGGCGCAAAACCAAGTTGACCAAGATAGCTACTCCGTTTCATTAacatgtacatacatacatacatacatacatacatatatatatatatatatatatatatatatatatatatatatatatatatatatgtatatatataggaagcCTATATACTACTCCCAGGAGTAGCTACTCCTATTGTAATGCAATAAAGCTAAGACAGAATATATCTACCTAAAAACCTCATCT
The sequence above is drawn from the Oryza glaberrima chromosome 10, OglaRS2, whole genome shotgun sequence genome and encodes:
- the LOC127753138 gene encoding xyloglucan galactosyltransferase KATAMARI1 homolog — translated: MKPPPTAAATSDSDGGGGGGGGGGLIRPSRICYMAILSAVFWFLVFSLLSGMPGGGDLSSVLFRPSSLSLPLLNSFTFDQNPSPEQQPPPAPAPAEDRCAGRYIYMYDMPARFNEELLRDCRALRPWTAEGMCRYVANGGMGEPMGGDGGGVFSERGWFDTDQFVLDIIFHGRMKRYGCLTGDPAAAAAVFVPFYGSCDLGRHIFHRNASVKDALSEDLVGWLTRRPEWRAMGGRDHFFVAGRTTWDFRRERDEGWEWGSKLLNYPAVQNMTAILVEASPWSRNNLAVPYPTYFHPETAADVAAWQRRVRAAARPWLFSFAGGPRKGNGTIRADIIRQCGASSRCNLFHCHGAAASGCNAPGAVMRVFESSRFCLEPRGDTMTRRSTFDAILAGCIPVFFHPGSAYTQYTLHLPPERGGWSVLIPHADVTGRNVSIEETLAAISLEKVRSMREEVIRLIPTVVYADTRSSRVDFRDAFDVAVDAVVGRVARRRRGEPDARR